The Komagataella phaffii GS115 chromosome 4, complete sequence genome includes the window CCTTCAATGGCGAATAGAGAACTCAAAATTCTTCATGACATTACTGTATTCAGATTATTCAATTGCCCCCTCAACATAGTGCTCACTTGTTCCTTACCCAGCATAACTGAGACCAAAACAGATCGTAGAAGTTGAACAAAATGGTCATACGACTGCTTGTAGTCTGTTTGTTTTGCCATTTCAAATTTACTTATAAATAGGATAGGCAGCATCATTAATAGCATAGGTAACCAAATGAAAAACAGCCTTTTATCATTCAGCACAGATTTACGGCTATTTTGACTAGCAAAACTGTATTGAAACGTCTTAGTAGCCTCTTCAGAACCGAAATCTCGAACAATATCGACGCTGCCATCTATTAACGTTTCAGGCATATCAGAAATTTGACGTTCTTGGGCATCTTTTGTGAAGGAAGACGTAGTAAACTTCATTAGGGATCTGATAGATGAGTCATTAGGGAAAAGATCATCATAACTAGGTAAGTTCTCTTCAGGTAAGCTATCCACGGAGTGGGCAAAGGATTTGTTGACGGGTTGGAAAACATTTTGAACCTTTCTCCACAATTTCAATTTAGTTCGTTTATTTCCGTCATAATCCGAAGTAATGGTATCCGTTTCTGAATCGATAGCTGGCGCACTATCCgttttttcagattcagaatctGTAGGGACAGAATCAGCAGAAACGGGGAGTTCATCATTATCACTACTCATATTCTCATCATCTgcatcttcctcttcttgaTCGTAAAGAATAAAATCGGCAAAACTACTTGACCTTTGCTGCTCTGTGCTGTCATGAACTTCGTAGACCATACGTGAAACTTTGTATTCAAGCGCACTTTCATCAATATTACTGAATATCGAAGTGAGCGAATCAGAAGAGAGCCTTCTGTCTAACAATTGATCTGACCTGACACCAATTCCTATTAGGTCTAAAACGTTAGAATCGGTGATATCTTCAACATTAACCTGATTGTTTATCTTCATAGATAAAGAGGCTCTACACCGAATTAATAATTCAGATACCTCTCTTTGCCCGTTTACCAGGGCTAGGTGTAAGGGAGTTAAGTCATTGATATCCTTATGGTCAATTTTGCATCCCCTCTCTATCAAAAATAACACTAAATTCACGTAACCTTTCATTGCAGCCAAATGTAATAGTGTGTGTCCCTCAGGAGTAcataaagaaaaatttggcTTTGAAATTGGGCAATTGGGAAGCTCCATTAGCTCCATAACCTTCAAAAGTAAGATCTCTTGTTCCCAGTTCTCTTTCGTTAATTCCTTAACGGTAGTTGTTGCTGTCGACAACCATTCCTGATGTACGGcattttcaatgttgtTCAACATTTCTGGTGAGTTCTGAACACTCTGTGCTACCGAATTTTCACCCGTATGACCAACAATACGTTTAGCGATATTTTTTGcatcttccaattttccattcatcttcaaaccCACAATCTGTAAGGCGAGTTCAATTAGCTGTCTGTCAGAATCGTCCAGATATGTGAACACCTGCGTAGCAGGTAGGCTCACATCTTGTTCTCCTGAGTTTGCATCCTCGAAAGTTACTAAAACCTGACCAGGTTGTGAAGATGGGGGTAAGTATGTAACGATAGTGGATTCTGACCAACAATGAGTCGCCAATGCCAAGTTAGAACCGAACTTTACCGCAAGCCCCGGACGAAAGTTGGAACCAAGGAGAGTGACTTCGATACCGCCTCTAACTGGCCCCTGGGCGGGTATTATTCTCTGGATTGTGGGCTTATTTGAAACGTCGGACTTAATAATAGGCGGAGGTACCTGAAAGCAATGTACTCCCTTCATTCCCTGAGAAGAGGTGCTTGTtattgatgttgatgaGCAGTAGTTTGTGTTGCGATCTGGCGTTGTACTACTTCCAGAAGCACTTGCAATAGAGCCGATCCTACTCGTAGGAGACCTGGCCACATCAGCAGTATTAGGACTTGTAGGTTCCTTTTTGAGAGAGGCTGCAACGGCGTTAACATCACTCCAGGGTCTCTTTTGACGTTTCGACCCCCTTTGGGATCCGAGCTGTCCTTGTAGCAGGGTCTCGTTTTGAGATTGAGTACAATCTGTCGATGATTCATCAATGGAAGTTGGAGAAAGTGGATGATTGCCTTTAAGCGAGACACCGCTCGATTGCACATTCTTTTTCCTGTCCATAATCATAATGTTACCCGAAAAGCACTTGCCTAGAACTTCACCTTTGGAATTTCTCAAAACAAACATCAGCTTGAATCCTTTAGACTCTTGATGATGCCTGCAATAGCAAACTATTCGGGAAAGTagatcaatctttttttcagCCATAGTCCCCGTTGGTGCTGGGAAAGAAACAATCTCTTTGCAATTAAAAATTATAGCCCTTCTTGGTGTACTCAGACTCCAGCTTGCACCATCCTCTGTAGATCCATTCTTTCGCCTCGATGCTCTCTTAAGTTCTCTACGAACACACTTGCTACAAACATTGCATGATTGTGCGTCACCAACTGAGTTCGAATCGCTAGTAACAACAAAAGTATCGAGATAAAGTAAGTGTGGCTGCATACTTACAGGAATATCACCATTCAGACAAAGTTTCGATTTTGCAATAGTGTCGTTGGGTAGGTGAAGTAAGAATTGGGGCGGCGCAGGAGAAATGGAAAGCTCAATCTTGATCTGGGTTTCAACTCTGGATGAAACTGGCAATCCACCTATTCTTAATGAGTAGGGTAAACGTTCTGGTTCTAAAGAAAGATAATTGGAGGgtattgaaaaattgttctTCGGAGACGGCAGCACGTAACCGACATCGTTTTCATTGCTTATTTGTAGTGGGCATTCTGAGCTAGCGCAAGTATCTCTACTTGGACCAAACTTCAATCTAATCAGCTCCTCTCGGGATCTTTCGTACTCGTAAAATTGTGAATCATCTGTTTTAAGAGATCGTTCACTGCCCAAGAAGGAATCGATAGAGACATGTTTCCGATCTATCGTA containing:
- a CDS encoding ER membrane protein involved in regulation of OLE1 transcription, acts with homolog Spt23p translates to MNEASLDIFLANLPYDNTVSHEEDQEKLDRNGNDDVLDEFLDANIYDNISSSKHDETLGGTSQMPPVGLLQPPSDNNNDSNVSYYMDNDLCINPVTPPGSHLGDSTIDRKHVSIDSFLGSERSLKTDDSQFYEYERSREELIRLKFGPSRDTCASSECPLQISNENDVGYVLPSPKNNFSIPSNYLSLEPERLPYSLRIGGLPVSSRVETQIKIELSISPAPPQFLLHLPNDTIAKSKLCLNGDIPVSMQPHLLYLDTFVVTSDSNSVGDAQSCNVCSKCVRRELKRASRRKNGSTEDGASWSLSTPRRAIIFNCKEIVSFPAPTGTMAEKKIDLLSRIVCYCRHHQESKGFKLMFVLRNSKGEVLGKCFSGNIMIMDRKKNVQSSGVSLKGNHPLSPTSIDESSTDCTQSQNETLLQGQLGSQRGSKRQKRPWSDVNAVAASLKKEPTSPNTADVARSPTSRIGSIASASGSSTTPDRNTNYCSSTSITSTSSQGMKGVHCFQVPPPIIKSDVSNKPTIQRIIPAQGPVRGGIEVTLLGSNFRPGLAVKFGSNLALATHCWSESTIVTYLPPSSQPGQVLVTFEDANSGEQDVSLPATQVFTYLDDSDRQLIELALQIVGLKMNGKLEDAKNIAKRIVGHTGENSVAQSVQNSPEMLNNIENAVHQEWLSTATTTVKELTKENWEQEILLLKVMELMELPNCPISKPNFSLCTPEGHTLLHLAAMKGYVNLVLFLIERGCKIDHKDINDLTPLHLALVNGQREVSELLIRCRASLSMKINNQVNVEDITDSNVLDLIGIGVRSDQLLDRRLSSDSLTSIFSNIDESALEYKVSRMVYEVHDSTEQQRSSSFADFILYDQEEEDADDENMSSDNDELPVSADSVPTDSESEKTDSAPAIDSETDTITSDYDGNKRTKLKLWRKVQNVFQPVNKSFAHSVDSLPEENLPSYDDLFPNDSSIRSLMKFTTSSFTKDAQERQISDMPETLIDGSVDIVRDFGSEEATKTFQYSFASQNSRKSVLNDKRLFFIWLPMLLMMLPILFISKFEMAKQTDYKQSYDHFVQLLRSVLVSVMLGKEQVSTMLRGQLNNLNTVMS